The Penicillium psychrofluorescens genome assembly, chromosome: 2 nucleotide sequence aggtcTATTTCGGTGTCGGCGGTGGCGTGGATGAGTTCCTTGCTGTGTTGGCGAATGTCTGTCCCGATGGGTTGGATGTGCAGCAGAAGTTGGATGTCCAGTCTGAGGGCGTTGGTCGGGTAGTTCTGGAGATTGGACTGGCGAATCACTAGCTAGGGTTTCCCTAGAATCGTGAATAATGCATAATCTTAACGGGGAAAAAAGGGCTATCAATCAACCCTCGTAGGAACAGGTAACGAACAAATGAAATCGAATTATCCGGGTGTCGGATTGAGAAACACTTCAAGCCCCAACTTGGTTATATGTACATGTTGATTTATTTCCTCGGATCGTCGAGAGGGGTTGTCCGCTCGACATCATACACCGACACAACCTTGCCGTCCTTCATCCGCGCCACCCGCgcttcctccatctcctcatttTGGCGCTTGTAGTGAGCCACGACGGCGCTCAGGTCGGCCTGCGAACCGGGAGAAACGTTGTATGGCGAGCCAGCATTCATCAAACTAGAGATACACACAAATTAATTCTTTGAAACCATCAAGATCCTCCACGGGAGACAACATACTCAGGCTGCATCAGCTCATACGCCTGGCGGGGCCCTTGGCTCTGCAGCAGGTGGCGATCATGGGCGGCCTTCTCCATAACAGCGGTGCGGATGGCATTGCGCTGCTCGAAAACTTCTTGCGAGGGCGTCCACTTGCTGATCAGGCCAGAGATGAAGGACTCCGAGCCGGAATTCTCGTTCGACTGGCTGATGCGGTACAGCAGGTACGCGGAGGCGAAGCTGCCAATGGTGATGTAGAAGCTGGGCTGTTGGTGCAATTGGAGATTAGTGAATTGTCTTCAAGGAATTGCGATTGAGAGACGAAGCAATTGGCCGGTCTCGGTGCGCTAGACTGGCGGGGGAGGATGGGAGGAGCTTACGCCGAAGCCTTCGTTCACCGGTTCGGCGTGGTGACTCGCGAACCGGCGGGGCTGCTGgttgcgcagcagctgccGCGTCGAGGCAGCGGTGCGTCGGGCGGCGAACATGGTGTGTTGAGGGAGTAGGGGTGCAATGGAAGTGAACGATGACCTTTCGAGCGGTTTAGGTGGAAGCGAAGGAGTCATGTGATATGAGATTAGTCACCGGTCACGGGACTCTCTTTATTTACATTGGGAGATTGTGATTAttgatttcttttttttctcttgtgcttttttttctttttcaactTTTCAATTGGCCACGGTGTCGCTGTCAGGATCCGGGCACTGTATCGTGGCAGACTATGGCAGCCCGAGTTGCATGTCGACGAGGTTGCGGCCTCATCTCATCCCGGCGATGCTGTCTGCACGGCCTCGGCTCAATTGGATGAATCGCATCCTACCATTGATGCAAGGCATTGATTGCCACTAGCCATTGATCGAACATGTCGCCTCCTTTTACTTACCTACCCCACCCACCATTATCCCTTCGTCCCAAAATCGATGCCCAATGCTACCTTGTCGCCTGCCAATTGGTCTCTCGCTTCAGTTAGGAATTCAATGCTGAGCCGTGCGACCACGTCTGCCCCCCTATAAGGGGCTCCCACGCCATAATGACGGTTCGGTCCGCTGCGACCTTGCTTAGCTCTGGAAGGGCTGAAAGGCGCTTATCTGCATTTATATCTTTGCATCACGCCTTGGAATGTGGACTTGCTTGACTTGTCGGCCTGCTGCCACTCTCATCGTGTATCTCCATCATTTGCGCATCTTGCCCCCTCCCAAAAATGAATATGTACCCGATCTTCTTTCGCAGTTGACTCATCATACCCTACCCATCGTTTGGGGCTAACTATATCTTGCGGCCTCGCCGGCGCGAAACGTGAAAACATACCCAACCCATCTTTAGTCCACTATCTATACTCTTATCACTGCTGGCTCGGCTGGAGACACGTCCTGCATTTCAACTTGGGCACGCAACACTCTATCACGATGGTTGTGGCGGGTAAGAAGGTCAAGCTCAGAGATAAGAATGGCAGAGTCGGAGGGAAGCCGAAGGTGAAAAAGAGCAAGAGTCCAGAAGGGATGGACGATCAGACGACTGTCTCCGAATCAACCGCTCCTGGTAGTCCTGCTCTATCGGTAAAGCAAAACCAGGAGTCGGGCACTGATCAGGTCTTATCATACCTCGACTACCTATCCACATCCGACAACGAAGACGGCGATATTTCGCGACTTGCCAGTCCTGTTCCCGTGGCGAGAAACCAACCCACAGTGGaagacgagaaagaagacgagaaaACTGACGCTGAAGGACTCATACTGCCAGCAGTGGAAGAATCAAATTCGTCAACACCGCTTGAGGATCGTGTCGACGAAAAACCTGTATCAGAGCACCAGAAACAGAGCGCAGAACACTTTTCGTCATCACCGGCTGCTCCGTTCTCTCCAATCCCGGCTTTGGTGCCATTGCCGTCACCATCCTTGACGGAGGCACGGTTCATGCACAGCCCTTCTCCAGAGAACCATGTCTTCCACCCACCGCATGCTGGCTTTGTGGGCTATCCAGCACCAAGATTTAGCAGCCCGCTTGCATATTCCCATATTCCTCGAATGTCTCCCATTATGTCTCCATACGGaacaccgccgccaccagaACCGTCAATGGCGGGGACAGTGGTCCCTACAGCACCACCCTCGATTGCACCTGTTCCGCATTCTCCTGCGATGAGTTCCACTGGCGTCGTGCCTCCATATGCCCCTTATGCTCGtcccccgccaccacccgAATCCCACTTCCCGTCTCGTGCCTACAGCTATCCCGACCCGCCTTACACCTCGGCGTTCCAAGCGGCGCGGGACTTGTCGCTTAGCCAAGTATACGATAATAGGGCCCTCTCACCCCCAGAGAATGACAGTGAGCACattgaacttctccagcGGATCCAATCTGCAATCCCCGATATCAACCGTCTGCTGCATGGGTTCAAAAACACACACAGCAGACTGTCTAGTCGCGAAGCCGAGATCAAGCATATTGAACACCAACACGAGCAGGCATTGATGCACAAGGATTTCTATATTAAAGCCTTGCAGGCGCAGATGCGAAAGACGGCCAACGAGAGCGCTGCAGAATGCGCTAGTTTGAAAAGCACAGTCAATGAACTGCGGCTGGAACTGGAGGACATCTATGAGATACAGAAGAGTCTTGAGGATGATTTGGCCACTCGTCAAAAGTCCAACGAGGAGCTCTCACAGTCTAAACTCGACCTCGAAGCGCTGATAACCAAGCTCAATACCGGTATCCAGGAAACACGGCATGTTCatgagaaggagaaagagaagcagaaaaaggaacGCGACGAAGCTCTTGCGGCACAGAAACAGGAGTTGACCGAGTTATttgaggagatcaagaacgaggacgagaaaTCCGCTGCAGAGGCCCTCGAGACTCGTGAGAAAGAGTTACTCGATCAACATGCAACCAACAGGGGTGAATGGGACAAGGAGAAAGCACAAATAGAATCACTACTGGAATTCGAGCGCAAGAATACGGAGAGTACCAACGCAGAACTCGCTGCAAAGACTACAGAGTGCGAGTCTTGGAAGactgagctggagaaaacTTCGGCAGAACTCAAGACGACCCGTAACGAGTTAACGGCTGAGCTGGCAGGGAAACAGAAGGAATTGGAGGAAACCAATATGACCAGCACAAGAGATCTGGAGGTCCTCCACCAAGACCATGCTGGGGAACTGGAATCCTTGCGACAGTCCCATGAAGAGTCTCTTGCTGCCGCAGGCAAGCAAACGGAAGACCGTATCACGTCCCTTGAAAGTAGTTTCCGGGAGCATGAacagcagctccagcgcGCGATGGACGAGATGCGGTCGACCATCGACCATCTCGACAAGGACCGTGACAGACTGAGAAAGACGCTTCACAGTCTGGGGGAAGTCACTGATATCAAAAACTCCAAGGGCGATCAGTTCTTGTGAGTTTGT carries:
- a CDS encoding uncharacterized protein (ID:PFLUO_002882-T1.cds;~source:funannotate): MFAARRTAASTRQLLRNQQPRRFASHHAEPVNEGFGPSFYITIGSFASAYLLYRISQSNENSGSESFISGLISKWTPSQEVFEQRNAIRTAVMEKAAHDRHLLQSQGPRQAYELMQPDLMNAGSPYNVSPGSQADLSAVVAHYKRQNEEMEEARVARMKDGKVVSVYDVERTTPLDDPRK
- a CDS encoding uncharacterized protein (ID:PFLUO_002883-T1.cds;~source:funannotate) is translated as MVVAGKKVKLRDKNGRVGGKPKVKKSKSPEGMDDQTTVSESTAPGSPALSVKQNQESGTDQVLSYLDYLSTSDNEDGDISRLASPVPVARNQPTVEDEKEDEKTDAEGLILPAVEESNSSTPLEDRVDEKPVSEHQKQSAEHFSSSPAAPFSPIPALVPLPSPSLTEARFMHSPSPENHVFHPPHAGFVGYPAPRFSSPLAYSHIPRMSPIMSPYGTPPPPEPSMAGTVVPTAPPSIAPVPHSPAMSSTGVVPPYAPYARPPPPPESHFPSRAYSYPDPPYTSAFQAARDLSLSQVYDNRALSPPENDSEHIELLQRIQSAIPDINRLLHGFKNTHSRLSSREAEIKHIEHQHEQALMHKDFYIKALQAQMRKTANESAAECASLKSTVNELRLELEDIYEIQKSLEDDLATRQKSNEELSQSKLDLEALITKLNTGIQETRHVHEKEKEKQKKERDEALAAQKQELTELFEEIKNEDEKSAAEALETREKELLDQHATNRGEWDKEKAQIESLLEFERKNTESTNAELAAKTTECESWKTELEKTSAELKTTRNELTAELAGKQKELEETNMTSTRDLEVLHQDHAGELESLRQSHEESLAAAGKQTEDRITSLESSFREHEQQLQRAMDEMRSTIDHLDKDRDRLRKTLHSLGEVTDIKNSKGDQFFFDCFTQLARLISDLSYDHFSDLPIDPPKDIVSKIPPEIPPFLDNTPASRELRCAYVQHIISKMLTYRIFQPFLFTLGRRYDKADAFFQMLSTDIRRKSACCEALWRQQTLKAAYTTSDAKQSINVAAAVLVDEIIDQVKHFADPRHHDSLLTGVRKIVKLAAETWRHARVERELVLAELSDLGTESVSGEDWLEYGLAAPAPAAAGEEQGKGRISRSGKNKLSDPIRHVVLRTFPRILRQATHEDFARGEERAYSCIYSPGIAIYSDSPVILARLKELATLSAESAHIEMSELDPAREIDDYCDKRFMLGDISLRVPSPPATPGAKGLVRA